One Plasmodium cynomolgi strain B DNA, chromosome 2, whole genome shotgun sequence genomic window carries:
- a CDS encoding hypothetical protein (putative) → MGRDIKEFYNLRHRYLDKRKEANLNILKSTRNKITCNNDVAITNAPAHLCENKDECNKNAATSAHKIKAQRKNTGFRKNHESAEHSGRHKDRTKHKGEERGSGKIVKMVKIAKIDKDDKSDVNDANDAKKENKGPEGPFNHKTGHKGKKCQLHKSEECKDHDVGCYDQHTGECEIIANTNETDAYSDVYVANSNNPSAYHHNDNKLSSRSGSTSNKAHVHLVEEEKKNLNSNNVNNSEIKNVYDVLDKNFGFISCTINSNGANTRGGTSSTIQSNYTLKHEQQNYSHATSNICDSKNDDEKVAHATIRCDTVNANLNAKNDDHAKGGNSYYNEKCCYNVVKNICEGGPQMNEDRHNSRYLFTDENDLSVMENIKSLIDHNVTNERIHIKEKKNVLNIYKVCFPEDCPDNLVISEKNLDKNYHLPAFLNKKINELTDRYTHCAELTHHGNNDIHDNPMDSKLQMYKTIYMYYCDRGQISNSQNVKGITSCEDSGEQNSNQVSVNTCGKNRTNQSHKNFEDEHKSNVTLTKCPSSKNSEQREKSNGTSKSGSEDHSTNYRTHNGNDAGDAYSSSRNNGHNDNYYGHNCNRSNNAKNGSDDDDKNGSDDDKNGRDDNKNGRDDDKNDSDDEKNESEDDKNESDHDHNEFDAEGRPHPDSFKIPHKAVNPDYHEQPIEQSKLYSKEAQHEEVSNLYKEMLTKHMNNSGDLLKELHIQKNERENSPNNKYLEEDTYVRSDDITQPIDHFLKKKETYNWNKEHYEIFHSLNDIICEVKKKSNLFINNYKNKEMVIDNNNNSLKSKIDSTLFSNINKNDNFSNDSNMRKKYSAEHVNNNLYKHKLSSNSALNIKPSSHSGPRNSNAYHSEMEDTSGYGCNSYRSNHIDDIGGNSANCSEYDCDKQSFRNNRSPIKCSKISNFKMYNMGTENVHVENSTTKPTLQCDGNFKTDRIDEFEYNSHVLHKNKLKENSYSKQVLLKNVGHKVDSKFVQIKKKENISAHTDPFNEHAQMKDMYVQENPNGNNSLINKDMYNNFKGTEKSNAFPYTQHNKGSNNTPFDSSLMNSYFYLKNELKEVDDIHTSISNDIKTNGQLSQRRNLPTSLPTKAVESPPKDTSHSNTRSKAHKPVSHHHEVTKASRNNTEKEMDRKMVTKGYLDKKNKFLQYNQYADNHIVLEDSVEDVTCEIKNANEEMGANRSSATNTTRNANPFLTKCYNEKNDYEYIEDDNSVYSVNNGQPDQKVPYLIINPEHGTSDQMDGVKYAPAHTLSGGDFLNTNDAHGFFPNGKNNNEVCTVEDGDVVEVIPSEVEVTSATLAADNYSQQSGDHSCNRGSKGSNCERGNCGGKKKHTSCAELPTSRKTVGSNYLTRSKSSHDIQHNYSDHSIDSIYDGRRNRLYEYDSVMGRKKLRKQGRPKLTQKATKKKRKTRSLNDIDMNYSVEGPKLGRGKRRKKGFKLKNKNKNINAISNGNGKRSESTNMNSSIHDICNPIRDPFNYEKMEDDPLDMTNEEFHHTKISSGNIKYEQSNINPYRQRITEADYNGESIASADMKGSSLSSIDYYRNYDSVQCVKEDLLKNEKFPFIFYDSNIRNLVIYYKDDCSDEIKCKYFSAQRFGHATAKKIALNFLRSLGINPDHLENNNVFSYEKDSKSKLFNMERGKTYVDKEENSNINLIYDTKKRNVIVSWINKVKGYSFRKFSTQRFGFDVALCLSIDFYKNLGGEKEEEEIRNYINKVNSNFKSIRILTSKKKRNLKGKIIDATTEFMDLYSNSYENMYDNTSLSYFYFSNIKYNIENLKNKSTQKETSANTQMNKYTNLFYITDQFYQIFECKLKNIHMEQVKMTKVYQYDFFLNKTFYFLYLKYLENVKSALCDENIHNFATMCEQIKLCKLCKLYKSCKSCEPCEPCEPCEPCTVQSYHKVQSATDDQYASDPPSNYFQLVDLYCDSDIHRNCTNGNINYFMSKMDYYRNEDILMKGYYTADDTKLYDMFFLSSGRKGGLEEDTFLIDLNSNTYNDRVYHDRIYHKKLYKNEDHHNELYPGGLSPSQKTNRRTTRNKNAERGKSFQDYHFYYNSGNELVCGNGNPSGDGNNCNCGSNNCGDVNSSSSGSNRKNSYSHFDNTDDDDDVWVCNEKRKGTRKRRRMSKHRKRSKTKGKAKHSTMSKKNSIMSTKKSESFYEEEDEEGNEDEEEMLLNQVSGYKKVGKEANKMRNRSTGRGKNKGVHKGASKKTGRGTNKRMHKRTLKNASKGVTKGGTRGINKGNHKEQHNMNYLKHKKFSSTNKNISNLLTKGRKYILCYNYMGKIQVKVFSADIYGSMTAQKKSVAFLQQVRRELKSEGKILYNESDSKTAYDVTTSLMESALLNPYDQDGSALKNNIQCADHPSQANNTVVKKRRGRKRKKREDAVEEVFEMAVALQAEHLEWKTQFAQEQTKQEDAKQQTCQQSNHGAQKCVRGRTTVGKGKENELSSPLNAQLSSQMNVRMNAQTSDENAPANNYQNTMLSDSADYQNMHNFYENEDNNENVSMCRMHNCEDKMVNPNDPIIISDSLMKTYSNNEKIHRALDTQNKDYNTKDKEYEKGTFGEPVKRNSKGSDPPLSEYINNTTREEGKRFDHNNRVNSLSEAPSISCTKRYSDATEYEISITLSNKREHLNSTIRSESEDENGKDPSQINQNKQLSLHLGKDETQNSSNIGITKHINLSSDKRIAIEYPQKGKINTLNCFNKLSSEQKVVKGYLTLRKEKIITPNVKRVYSLYDLYNKIINECDYADFLSQNSAQKTLKNRKGDQNYGPSDDPHDDLMDDQDDDPNDDILGDQDDDPNDDPLDDFSLYSKRIIMKSGKTERTNRNRMPRARRNQDGLANNEVVNKSECRDVVSFPKGKEAKEERGTATGSDPREDAEIENFVKSGETLSSTNPACSPRNFKNDWSGLVKYNTSKGVVKIPKICVHKLARKKGFTKLTCIIYRGKGEFVSYFLERSNKKINDRSAVQNENKEDKIAEPKMPFKSNEKNGCAKLNTYQGSTGGNAAKEQATQSNKKYYLREKQSNLLSENTLF, encoded by the exons atgggtagaGATATCAAagaattttacaatttaagGCACAGATATTTGGATAAAAGGAAAGAggcaaatttaaatattttaaaaagtactagaaataaaataacgtgCAATAATGACGTGGCGATTACCAATGCACCCGCCCATTTATGCGAAAATAAAGATGAATGCAACAAGAATGCAGCAACAAGCGCGCATAAAATAAAGGCGCAAAGGAAGAACACTGGGTTCAGGAAGAACCATGAATCTGCTGAACACAGTGGCAGGCATAAGGACAGGACTAAACACAAAGGCGAAGAGAGAGGCAGCGGCaaaattgtcaaaatggTCAAAATAGCCAAAATTGATAAAGACGACAAAAGCGACGTGAACGACGCGAAcgatgcaaaaaaggagaacaagGGACCGGAGGGACCATTCAACCACAAAACAGGTCacaaaggtaaaaaatgccAATTGCACAAATCGGAAGAGTGCAAAGACCACGACGTAGGCTGCTATGATCAACACACAGGCGAATGTGAAATTATCGCAAACACGAATGAAACAGACGCCTATTCAGATGTTTACGTGGCAAATTCAAACAACCCATCAGCGTATCACCATAATGATAACAAATTGAGTAGCCGCTCGGGCTCTACCTCCAATAAGGCACATGTACACCTcgttgaagaagaaaaaaaaaatttaaacagcAACAACGTGAATAATtccgaaataaaaaatgtgtacgacgttttagataaaaattttggttTCATCTCCTGCACTATTAATAGTAACGGAGCTAACACGAGAGGCGGCACTAGTAGCACAATTCAAAGTAACTACACACTTAAGCATGAGCAACAAAATTACAGCCATGCTACATCTAATATTTGCGAcagcaaaaatgatgacgAAAAAGTGGCGCACGCAACGATAAGATGTGACACAGTAAATGCAAatttaaatgcaaaaaatgatgatCATGCCAAAGGTGGTAATTCCTACTATAACGAAAAATGTTGTTATAATGTCGTGAAGAATATATGCGAAGGGGGGCCCCAAATGAATGAAGACAGGCACAATAGTAGGTACCTTTTCACCGATGAAAACGATTTATCCGTCATGGAGAATATCAAGTCGTTGATTGACCACAATGTGACAAATGAAAGAATccatataaaagaaaaaaaaaatgtacttaaCATATACAAAGTGTGCTTTCCAGAGGACTGCCCAGACAATCTGGTAATAAGCGAAAAAAATCTGGACAAGAACTATCATCTCCCTGCAtttcttaataaaaaaataaacgaactAACAGATAGATACACACACTGTGCAGAGTTAACTCACCATGGAAATAATGACATACATGATAATCCTATGGACAGTAAGCTCCAAATGTATAAAACGATTTATATGTACTACTGCGATAGGGGTCAAATTAGTAATAGCCAAAATGTCAAGGGAATAACCAGTTGCGAGGACAGCGGGGAACAAAATAGCAATCAGGTTAGTGTGAACACCTGTGGAAAGAATCGCACAAATCAAAGTCATAAAAATTTCGAGGATGAACATAAGTCAAATGTCACCCTCACAAAATGCCCTTCGAGTAAGAACTCTGagcaaagagaaaaaagcaaCGGCACCAGCAAGAGTGGCAGCGAGGACCATAGCACCAATTATCGCACGCACAATGGAAACGACGCTGGAGATGCCTACAGTAGTAGCCGCAACAACGGACATAATGACAACTATTACGGTCATAACTGCAACCGTAGCAACAATGCGAAAAATGGCAGTGACGACgatgacaaaaatggaagcgaTGATGACAAGAATGGCCGGGACGATAACAAGAATGGCCGGGACGATGACAAAAACGACAGCGACGATGAAAAGAACGAAAGCGAAGATGACAAAAACGAAAGTGACCACGATCATAACGAATTTGATGCAGAAGGGAGACCCCATCCTGATAGCTTCAAAATTCCCCACAAGGCTGTCAACCCAGATTACCACGAACAACCGATCGAGCAGAGCAAATTATATTCCAAAGAAGCCCAACACGAGGAAGTAAGCAACCTGTACAAAGAAATGCTGACCAAACACATGAACAATTCAGGCGATTTACTCAAAGAATTACATatacagaaaaatgaaagggaAAACAGCCCAAATAATAAATACCTAGAAGAGGACACCTACGTAAGAAGTGATGATATAACTCAACCCATTGATcatttcctcaaaaaaaaagaaacctaTAATTGGAATAAAGAACATTACGAAATATTCCACTCGTTAAATGATATAATAtgtgaagtgaaaaaaaaaagcaacttatttataaataattataagaATAAGGAGATGGTCATAGACAATAATAACAACTCACTAAAGAGCAAAATCGACAGCACCCTCTTCAGCAACATAAACAAGAATGATAATTTCTCCAACG ATAGCaatatgagaaaaaaatatagtgcGGAACATGTCAATAATAATCTGTATAAGCACAAACTAAGCAGCAACAGTGCATTAAATATAAAGCCTAGTTCCCATTCAGGGCCTAGAAACAGCAATGCTTATCACTCCGAGATGGAGGACACCTCTGGTTATGGCTGCAACAGTTACAGAAGTAACCACATTGACGATATCGGCGGTAACAGCGCCAACTGCAGCGAATATGATTGTGATAAACAGTCCTTTAGAAATAATAGAAGCCCCATAAAATGTAGCAAAATAAGCAACTTCAAAATGTACAACATGGGGACGGAGAATGTACACGTAGAAAATTCCACGACTAAGCCAACCCTCCAATGTGACGGGAACTTCAAGACAGATCGAATCGACGAGTTCGAATACAACAGTCACGTCCTCCATAAGAATAAACTAAAGGAAAACAGTTATTCCAAACAGGTACTGTTAAAAAACGTGGGACACAAAGTAGACAGcaaatttgtgcaaattaagaaaaaggaaaacataagCGCACACACAGATCCATTTAACGAGCACGCCCAAATGAAAGACATGTATGTGCAGGAAAACCCGAATGGTAACAATAGCTTAATAAATAAAGATATGTACAACAATTTTAAAGGAACAGAAAAGTCGAATGCATTTCCATATACACAACACAACAAAGGGAGCAATAATACCCCCTTCGACAGTTCTCTTATGAattcctatttttatttaaaaaatgagttaaaaGAAGTAGACGACATTCACACATCTATATCGAATGACATCAAAACAAACGGACAGTTGTCCCAGAGGAGGAACCTGCCAACGAGTCTACCAACGAAAGCTGTGGAGAGCCCCCCAAAGGATACTTCACACAGTAACACCCGTAGTAAAGCGCATAAACCCGTGAGTCACCATCACGAAGTGACCAAAGCGAGTAGAAATAACACAGAAAAGGAGATGGACAGAAAAATGGTAACGAAAGGATATCTagataaaaagaacaaattccTTCAGTACAACCAATACGCAGATAATCACATAGTCCTAGAGGACAGCGTCGAAGATGTAACTTGCGAgattaaaaatgcaaatgaagaaatgggTGCCAACAGAAGTAGCGCCACGAACACCACGAGAAATGCAAAtccctttttaacaaaatgttataacgaaaaaaatgattatgaATACATCGAGGACGACAACTCCGTGTATAGCGTAAATAACGGACAGCCTGATCAGAAAGTCCCTTACCTAATAATCAACCCTGAACACGGGACGAGTGACCAAATGGACGGCGTGAAATATGCACCCGCGCATACATTGAGCGGAGGTGACTTCTTAAACACAAATGACGCACATGGATTTTTCCCTAACGGGAAAAACAACAACGAAGTTTGTACAGTGGAGGATGGTGATGTCGTCGAAGTAATTCCTAGCGAAGTGGAAGTCACCAGTGCTACTCTCGCTGCGGATAATTATAGCCAACAAAGTGGTGATCACAGCTGCAACCGAGGCAGCAAAGGAAGCAACTGCGAAAGAGGCAACTGTGGTGGTAAGAAGAAACATACCAGCTGTGCGGAACTTCCCACTAGTCGCAAAACTGTTGGGAGCAACTATCTCACGAGAAGCAAATCCAGCCATGATATCCAGCACAACTATTCAGATCATAGCATTGATTCCATTTATGATGGAAGAAGGAACAGACTATATGAATACGACTCAGTAAtgggtaggaaaaaattgagaaaacaGGGGAGACCAAAACTAACACAAAAGGCGAcaaagaaaaagcgaaaaacgAGATCGTTAAATGATATAGATATGAATTACTCCGTTGAAGGCCCAAAGTTAGGAAGAGGGAAACGGAGGAAAAAGGGTTTCAAActtaagaacaaaaataagaacATCAACGCGATCAGTAacggaaatggaaaaagaagtgAAAGTACAAACATGAACAGCAGTATCCACGACATATGTAACCCGATTAGAGATCCATTCAACTACGAAAAGATGGAAGATGACCCCCTCGACATGACGAACGAAGAATTTCATCATACCAAAATTTCCAGCGGTAACATAAAGTATGAACAAAGCAACATAAATCCATATAGACAAAGAATCACGGAAGCAGATTACAACGGAGAAAGCATCGCATCAGCAGATATGAAAGGCAGTAGTTTAAGCTCCATAGACTATTACAGAAATTATGACTCCGTCCAATGTGTGAAAGAggatttactaaaaaatgaaaaattcccATTCATCTTTTACGATTCTAATATACGCAATTTGGTAATATACTACAAGGATGATTGCAGTGACGAAATtaaatgcaaatatttttccgcCCAACGATTTGGACACGCAacagccaaaaaaattgccctGAACTTTCTGAGGTCCCTAGGAATCAATCCAGATCACctagaaaataataatgtatttTCCTATGAAAAGGACTCCAAAAGTAAGCTATTCAACATGGAAAGAGGAAAGACATATGTGgacaaagaagaaaactcAAATATTAATCTTATATATGAtacgaaaaagagaaacgtAATCGTCTCATGGATTAACAAAGTGAAAGGATATAGCTTCAGAAAATTCTCAACACAGAGATTCGGATTCGATGTTGCCCTATGCCTGTCCATTGAtttctataaaaatttaggaggagaaaaagaagaagaggaaatacgaaattatattaataaagtcaattcaaattttaaaagcatTCGAATATtaacaagtaaaaaaaaaagaaatttaaaaggaaaaatcatAGATGCCACAACCGAATTTATGGACCTATATTCCAATAGCTACGAAAATATGTATGATAATACTTCCCTGTCCTACTTCTATTTTAGTAACATAAAATACAATATAGAGaatctaaaaaataaaagcacacaaaaagaaacaagtgccaacacacaaatgaacaaGTACACCAATTTGTTTTACATAACCGATCAGTTCTATCAAATATTCGAATGCAAGTTAAAGAACATACATATGGAACAAGTAAAAATGACGAAAGTTTATCAGTATGATTTCTTCTTAAATAAAAccttctattttttatatctgaAATATTTAGAAAATGTCAAATCAGCCCTGTGCGATGAAAATATCCACAACTTCGCAACCATGTGTGAGCAAATTAAATTGTGCAAATTGTGCAAATTGTACAAATCGTGCAAATCGTGCGAACCGTGCGAACCGTGCGAACCGTGCGAACCGTGCACTGTGCAGTCATACCATAAGGTGCAAAGCGCAACCGATGACCAGTATGCTAGTGACCCTCCCTCCAACTACTTTCAATTGGTGGACCTCTACTGCGATAGTGATATTCATAGGAACTGCACGAATGGGAATATTAACTATTTCATGAGTAAGATGGACTACTACAGGAACGAAGACATCCTGATGAAAGGCTACTACACCGCAGATGACACCAAACTGTATGAcatgtttttcctttccagtGGCCGTAAAGGGGGATTGGAGGAGGACACCTTTTTGATCGACCTAAACAGCAACACGTATAACGACAGGGTGTACCACGACAGGATCTATCATAAGAAGCTCTACAAGAACGAAGACCACCACAACGAACTCTATCCAGGGGGACTAAGCCCATCGCAAAAGACCAACAGAAGAACAAcgagaaataaaaacgctGAAAGAGGAAAGTCCTTCCAGGACTACCACTTTTATTACAATAGTGGAAACGAGCTTGTGTGCGGTAATGGAAATCCTAGCGGCGATGGCAACAACTGCAACTGCGGTAGTAATAACTGCGGCGACGtgaacagcagcagcagcggtAGCAACCGCAAAAATTCCTATAGCCATTTCGACAACACtgacgatgacgacgacGTGTGGGTTTGCAACGAGAAGAGAAAAGGCACCagaaagagaagaagaatgTCCAAACATAGAAAGAGGAGCAAAACTAAGGGAAAAGCAAAGCATAGCACTATGTCAAAAAAGAACTCTATTATGAGTaccaaaaaaagtgagagtTTTTATGAAGAAGAGGATGAGGAGGGCAACGAAGACGAAGAGGAAATGCTGCTAAACCAAGTGAGTGGCTACAAAAAGGTTGGTAAAgaagcaaataaaatgagaaatagATCCAccggaagaggaaaaaataaaggggtTCACAAAGGAGCGAGCAAGAAAACCGGGAGGGGAACCAACAAACGGATGCATAAGAGGACTCTTAAAAACGCAAGCAAGGGTGTTACCAAAGGTGGCACCAGAGGAATCAACAAAGGCAACCACAAAGAGCAACATAACATGAACtatttaaaacataaaaaattttcatcaacaaataaaaatataagcaaCTTACTTacgaaagggagaaaatatattctCTGCTACAACTATATGGGGAAAATCCAGGTGAAAGTGTTCAGTGCTGATATATATGGCTCCATGACAGCTCAGAAAAAATCAGTTGCATTTTTACAGCAAGTTAGGAGAGAACTAAAAAGTGAGGGTAAAATTCTATACAATGAGAGTGACAGCAAAACCGCATATGACGTAACAACGTCTCTAATGGAGTCGGCGCTGTTAAATCCGTATGACCAGGACGGTTCTGCGCTGAAGAATAATATCCAGTGCGCAGATCACCCATCTCAGGCGAACAACACGGttgtcaaaaaaaggaggggtaggaaacgcaaaaaaagagaagacgCAGTGGAAGAAGTGTTTGAAATGGCCGTAGCTCTGCAGGCAGAGCACCTCGAATGGAAGACCCAATTCGCGCAGGAACAGACAAAGCAGGAGGACGCAAAACAGCAGACATGCCAGCAGAGCAACCACGGGGCGCAGAAATGTGTCCGGGGGAGGACAACCGTTGGAAAGGGCAAAGAAAACGAGCTAAGCTCGCCTTTGAACGCACAGTTAAGCTCCCAAATGAACGTCCGAATGAACGCCCAAACCAGTGACGAAAATGCACCTGCGAACAACTACCAAAACACGATGCTAAGCGACTCCGCGGATTACCAAAACATGCACAACTTTtacgaaaatgaagacaaTAATGAAAACGTATCGATGTGCCGAATGCACAATTGTGAAGATAAAATGGTTAACCCTAATGATCCCATTATTATTTCCGATAGTTTAATGAAGACATATTCAAACAATGAGAAAATCCATAGGGCACTAGACACGCAGAATAAGGACTACAACACAAAGGATaaggaatatgaaaaaggTACTTTTGGAGAACCCGTTAAAAGGAACTCAAAGGGAAGTGACCCCCCATTAAGTGAATACATAAACAACACGAcaagggaagaaggaaaacgtTTTGATCATAACAACAGGGTGAATTCTTTGAGCGAGGCACCTTCGATAAGTTGCACAAAGAGGTATAGTGACGCAACGGAATATGAAATAAGCATCACGCTAAGTAACAAAAGGGAGCATCTGAACAGCACCATAAGGAGCGAAAGCGAAGATGAAAATGGTAAAGATCCTTCTCAGATAAATCAAAACAAACAGTTGAGTCTACACTTGGGGAAAGACGAAACACAAAATAGCAGTAACATCGGGATTACGAAACATATCAACTTAAGTAGCGATAAAAGGATTGCCATAGAATAtccccaaaagggaaaaataaacacattaAATTGCTTCAACAAGTTAAGTTCTGAACAGAAAGTAGTCAAGGGTTACTTAACTctaagaaaagaaaaaatcattacaccaaatgtaaaaagggTGTACTCTTTGTACGatttatacaataaaattattaatgaatGCGATTACGCAGATTTCTTATCACAAAATAGTGCACAGAAGACACTCAAAAATAGGAAGGGTGACCAAAATTATGGTCCAAGTGATGACCCACATGATGACCTCATGGACGATCAGGATGACGATCCAAATGATGACATCTTGGGTGATCAGGATGACGATCCAAATGACGACCCACTGGACGATTTTTCCCTCTACAGCAAACgaataataatgaaaagtGGCAAAACAGAACGGACGAACAGGAACCGTATGCCAAGAGCAAGGCGTAATCAAGACGGACTAGCGAATAACGAAGTGGTCAATAAAAGCGAATGTCGTGATGTGGTCAGTTTTCcaaagggaaaggaagcaAAGGAGGAAAGGGGAACCGCAACTGGAAGCGACCCACGCGAAGACGCcgaaatagaaaattttgtaaaaagtggagaaacgCTTAGCAGCACTAACCCTGCGTGCTCCCCGcgaaatttcaaaaatgactGGAGCGGACTAGTCAAGTATAACACTTCAAAAGGTGTCGTCAAAATCCCCAAAATATGCGTCCACAAATTGGCTAGAAAAAAGGGGTTCACCAAACTGACGTGCATTATTTACAGAGGAAAGGGAGAATTCGTTTCTTATTTCCTAGAACggagcaacaaaaaaattaatga